In one Suricata suricatta isolate VVHF042 chromosome 9, meerkat_22Aug2017_6uvM2_HiC, whole genome shotgun sequence genomic region, the following are encoded:
- the LOC115302340 gene encoding uncharacterized protein LOC115302340: MGKSSVTLAGSIADPLRPRREKAGRQKRAGTPEPWAPTGRPAGHPPVEGSYDLVVPLRAPCRTSGLGLEDEVGYKSRATVAVEGTSAGQNWWVTACGYKGYHSPGDLRDREESKPGERCPITSWWDIRTWAVCAGEDSGRFSADPTFPRGVEGLGFQSLQTQQGLSSTTPARGEGFGAKLQSSGGRGLSEDGIAGDAFEKVDHFPLLETFFWVGFQGGVHAGCFPGSLWEPLLNSSIPSSTEQHYHLPTVKNRLIQHRENSDGEFTFAADEREHFLPAPALITPCIPREIRSLSVFRVPSLIKGRGRGEGTGRIYTDEETGPEPWAPYVPTCPVHELQTQALLGGFSSGLSSSTGLGGCQPIKVAEWLPFRNQSPCQILCGTYPTRGVHPALPSRQYNAPDLAFFVTRGHVQG; the protein is encoded by the exons ATGGGGAAATCCAGCGTGACACTGGCTGGCAGCATAGCTGACCCCCTGAGACCTCGTCGGGAGAAGGCTGGGAGACAGAAGAGAGCAGGGaccccagagccctgggccccAACAGGGAGACCAGCAGGGCACCCTCCAGTGGAAGGCAGCTATGATTTGGTGGTACCTCTCAGGGCCCCTTGCAGGACGTCTGGCCTGGGGCTGGAAGATGAGGTCGGCTATAAG TCCCGGGCCACCGTAGCTGTGGAAGGGACATCTGCAGGACAGAACTGGTGGGTCACGGCCTGTGGCTACAAGGGTTATCATTCCCCAGGAGACCTGCGGGACCGGGAAGAAAGCAAGCCAGGAGAAAGGTGTCCTATCACATCGTGGTGGGACATCCGCACCTGGGCCGTCTGTGCAGGAGAAGACTCAGGACG CTTCTCTGCTGACCCCACTTTCCCACGTGGAGTGGAGGGCCTGGGTTTCCAGTCACTGCAGACACAGCAAGGGCTGAGCAGTACTACCCCGGCCCGAGGTGAAGGGTTTGGAGCCAAGCTGCAGTCCTCGGGCGGCAGAGGGCTGTCCGAGGATGGCATCGCTGGGGATG CATTCGAGAAGGTTGACCACTTCCCTCTTCTTGAGACATTCTTCTGGGTTGGCTTTCAAGGTGGTGTCCATGCAGGATGTTTCCCAGGGTCCTTATGGGAGCCGCTTCTGAACTCCTCG ATTCCATCTTCCACTGAACAGCACTACCATCTTCCAACTGTCAAGAACAGGCTGATACAACACAGGGAAAACAGTGATGGAGAG TTCACTTTCGCCGCTGACGAGAGGGAACATTTCCTGCCAGCGCCTGCATTAATAACACCGTGTATCCCCAGGGAGATTAGGAGCCTCTCTGTGTTCAGAGTCCCCTCGCTCATCAAAGGccgagggcggggggaggggaccgGCAGGATTTACACGG atgaggagacaggACCGGAACCGTGGGCACCATATGTCCCCACTTGCCCAGTGCATGAACTGCAGACTCAGGCCCTCCTGGGAGGCTTCTCTTCAGGACTCTCTTCCTCCACTGGGCTGGGTGGCTGCCAGCCCATCAAGGTGGCTGAATGGTTACCCTTCAGGAACCAAAGCCCGTGTCAAATTTTGTGTGGCACTTATCCCACAAGGGGGGTCCACCCCGCTCTGCCTAGCAGACAGTATAATGCACCAGATTTAGCTTTCTTTGTCACCCGGGGTCACGTTCAAGGTTAA